One window from the genome of Enterobacter asburiae encodes:
- the thiG gene encoding thiazole synthase — MLRIADKVFDSHLFTGTGKFASPQLMVDAIRESGSQLVTLALKRVDLRHHSDAILAPLLEAGVTLLPNTSGAKTAEEAIFAAQLAREALGTRWLKLEIHPDARWLLPDPIETLKAAEKLVQQGFTVLPYCGADPVLCKRLEEVGCAAVMPLGAPIGSNQGLETRAMLEIIIEQATVPVVVDAGIGVPSHAAQALEMGADAVLVNTAIAVADDPVMMAHAFRMAVEAGLLARASGPGSRSFQAQATSPLTGFLEAIS, encoded by the coding sequence ATGTTACGTATTGCCGATAAAGTCTTTGATTCACATCTGTTTACCGGAACCGGAAAATTCGCCTCGCCGCAGCTGATGGTGGATGCCATTCGCGAAAGCGGCAGCCAGCTGGTGACGCTGGCGCTCAAGCGCGTGGATCTACGTCATCACAGCGATGCCATTCTGGCTCCTTTACTGGAGGCTGGCGTCACGCTGCTGCCCAACACCTCCGGTGCCAAAACGGCCGAAGAGGCGATTTTCGCCGCGCAGCTGGCCCGCGAGGCGCTAGGCACCCGCTGGCTGAAGCTGGAAATTCATCCTGACGCCCGCTGGCTGTTGCCCGACCCTATCGAAACGCTGAAAGCGGCTGAAAAGCTGGTGCAGCAAGGGTTTACCGTCCTGCCTTACTGCGGCGCCGACCCTGTCCTGTGCAAACGGCTGGAAGAGGTCGGCTGCGCCGCCGTCATGCCGCTGGGCGCCCCCATTGGTTCCAACCAGGGGCTGGAAACCCGCGCGATGCTGGAAATCATTATTGAGCAGGCTACCGTACCTGTAGTGGTTGATGCGGGCATCGGCGTGCCCAGCCATGCCGCGCAGGCGCTGGAAATGGGTGCCGACGCGGTGCTGGTCAACACGGCCATCGCGGTTGCCGACGATCCGGTCATGATGGCACATGCGTTCCGCATGGCCGTTGAGGCTGGCCTGCTGGCAAGGGCGTCCGGCCCCGGCTCGCGCAGTTTCCAGGCACAGGCCACCAGCCCGCTGACCGGTTTTCTGGAGGCGATCTCATGA
- the nudC gene encoding NAD(+) diphosphatase, with protein MDRIIEKSDLGWWIVSHEQKLWLPAGELPYGAAEMFDLVGQHALKIGEWQGDPVWLIQQARRQDMGSVRQVLDLDVGLFQLAGRGVQLAEFYRSHKYCGYCGHTMRPSKTEWALLCNHCRERYYPQIAPCIIVAIRREDSILLAQHTRHRNGIHTVLAGFVEVGETLEQAVAREVMEESGIKVKNLRYVTSQPWPFPQSLMTAFMAEYDSGEIVIDQKELLDANWYRYDDLPLLPPPGTVARRLIEDTVAMCRAEYE; from the coding sequence ATGGATCGTATTATTGAAAAATCAGATCTTGGTTGGTGGATCGTCAGTCACGAACAAAAGTTATGGCTGCCTGCCGGAGAGTTGCCCTACGGTGCAGCGGAAATGTTCGATCTTGTAGGCCAGCACGCGCTGAAGATCGGCGAGTGGCAAGGCGATCCTGTGTGGTTGATCCAACAGGCTCGACGCCAGGATATGGGATCCGTTCGCCAGGTGCTCGATCTGGATGTCGGGCTGTTCCAGCTGGCGGGGCGCGGCGTGCAGTTGGCAGAGTTTTACCGCTCGCATAAATACTGCGGCTACTGCGGTCATACCATGCGTCCGAGCAAAACCGAGTGGGCGTTGCTCTGTAACCACTGCCGCGAGCGCTACTATCCTCAGATTGCGCCGTGCATTATCGTCGCTATCCGCCGGGAGGATTCCATCCTGCTGGCGCAGCATACCCGCCATCGTAACGGCATCCACACCGTGCTGGCCGGCTTCGTCGAAGTGGGCGAAACGCTGGAGCAGGCGGTGGCGCGCGAGGTGATGGAGGAGAGCGGGATCAAAGTGAAGAACCTGCGCTACGTCACCTCCCAGCCGTGGCCGTTCCCGCAGTCGCTGATGACGGCATTTATGGCCGAATACGACAGCGGCGAGATCGTTATCGACCAGAAAGAGCTGCTGGACGCGAACTGGTATCGCTACGACGATTTACCGCTGTTGCCTCCGCCGGGCACCGTGGCGCGTCGGCTGATAGAAGATACCGTGGCGATGTGTCGGGCCGAGTATGAGTAG
- a CDS encoding HesA/MoeB/ThiF family protein, whose product MNDRDFMRYSRQILLEDIAIDGQQKLLASRVLIVGLGGLGAPAALYLAGAGIGTLVLADDDEVHLSNLQRQILFTTEDINQPKAQITRQRLNQLNPDIELIALQDRLSGESLRREVALADVVLDCTDNMATRQAINAACVASNTPLITASAVGFGGQMMVLTPPWSQGCYRCLWPDDAEPARNCRTAGILGPVVGVMGTMQALEAIKLLSGMETERNTLRLFDARSSGWRHLALHRASRCPVCGGRDAHSV is encoded by the coding sequence ATGAACGATCGTGATTTTATGCGCTACAGCCGTCAGATCCTGCTGGAAGATATCGCCATCGACGGGCAGCAAAAACTGCTCGCCAGCCGGGTGCTGATTGTCGGTCTGGGCGGGTTAGGCGCGCCCGCCGCGCTTTATCTGGCTGGTGCGGGCATCGGTACGCTGGTGCTGGCCGACGACGACGAGGTTCACCTCAGCAACCTGCAGCGACAAATCCTCTTTACCACCGAGGATATCAACCAGCCGAAAGCGCAAATCACCCGGCAGCGCCTGAACCAGCTCAACCCGGATATCGAGCTGATTGCCCTGCAGGATCGGCTCAGCGGTGAAAGCCTGCGCCGTGAGGTCGCCCTTGCCGACGTGGTGCTGGACTGCACGGACAACATGGCGACGCGCCAGGCGATTAACGCCGCCTGCGTGGCAAGTAATACGCCGCTTATCACCGCCAGCGCGGTGGGTTTCGGCGGGCAGATGATGGTCCTGACCCCACCGTGGTCGCAGGGCTGCTATCGCTGCCTGTGGCCGGATGATGCAGAGCCGGCGCGCAACTGCCGTACGGCGGGCATTCTTGGTCCGGTGGTCGGCGTAATGGGCACAATGCAGGCGCTGGAAGCCATCAAGCTGCTCAGCGGCATGGAGACGGAACGCAATACGCTGCGGCTGTTTGATGCCCGCTCCAGCGGCTGGCGCCATCTGGCCTTACACCGCGCCAGCCGCTGCCCGGTATGCGGAGGTCGCGATGCGCATTCTGTTTAA
- the thiC gene encoding phosphomethylpyrimidine synthase ThiC, whose protein sequence is MSTAKLTRREQRAQAQHFIDTLEGTAFPNSKRIYISGSQADIRVPMREIQLSPTLIGGSKDNPQYEDNEAVPVYDTSGPYGDPDVAINVQQGLAKLRQPWIDARNDCEELSVLSSAYTKERLADDGLDELRFTGLLTPKRAKAGKCVTQLHYARQGIVTPEMEFIAIRENMGRERIRSEVLRYQHPGEGFGARLPENITPEFVRDEVAAGRAIIPANINHPESEPMIIGRNFLVKVNANIGNSAVTSSIEEEVEKLVWSTRWGADTVMDLSTGRYIHETREWILRNSPVPIGTVPIYQALEKVNGIAEDLTWEAFRDTLLEQAEQGVDYFTIHAGVLLRYVPMTAKRLTGIVSRGGSIMAKWCLSHHQENFLYEHFREICEICAAYDVSLSLGDGLRPGSIRDANDEAQFAELHTLGELTKIAWEYDVQVMIEGPGHVPMQMIRRNMTEELEHCHEAPFYTLGPLTTDIAPGYDHFTSGIGAAMIGWFGCAMLCYVTPKEHLGLPNKEDVKQGLITYKIAAHAADLAKGHPGAQIRDNAMSKARFEFRWEDQFNLALDPFTARAYHDETLPQESGKVAHFCSMCGPKFCSMKISQEVRDYAAAQTIEVGMADMSETFRARGGEIYLKKEEA, encoded by the coding sequence ATGTCTACTGCAAAACTGACCCGCCGCGAACAGCGCGCACAGGCCCAACACTTCATCGACACGCTGGAAGGCACCGCTTTCCCGAACTCGAAACGCATCTATATTTCCGGCTCGCAGGCCGATATCCGCGTCCCAATGCGCGAAATTCAGCTCAGCCCGACGCTTATCGGCGGCAGCAAAGATAACCCGCAGTATGAAGACAACGAAGCCGTGCCGGTATACGACACCTCCGGCCCGTACGGCGACCCTGATGTTGCCATCAACGTCCAGCAGGGTCTGGCGAAGCTGCGCCAGCCGTGGATTGATGCGCGCAACGACTGCGAAGAACTGAGCGTACTCAGCTCTGCCTACACCAAAGAGCGCCTGGCCGACGACGGTCTGGACGAGCTGCGCTTTACCGGCCTGCTGACGCCAAAACGCGCTAAGGCGGGCAAATGCGTGACCCAGCTGCACTACGCGCGCCAGGGCATCGTCACGCCGGAGATGGAGTTCATCGCCATCCGCGAAAACATGGGCCGCGAGCGCATCCGTAGCGAAGTGCTGCGCTATCAGCACCCAGGCGAGGGCTTTGGCGCTCGCCTGCCGGAGAACATCACGCCGGAGTTTGTGCGCGACGAAGTGGCCGCAGGCCGCGCGATTATCCCCGCCAACATCAACCATCCGGAATCCGAGCCGATGATTATTGGCCGCAACTTCCTGGTGAAGGTCAACGCGAACATCGGTAACTCGGCCGTGACCTCCTCCATCGAAGAAGAGGTGGAAAAGCTGGTCTGGTCCACGCGCTGGGGTGCGGACACGGTAATGGACCTCTCCACCGGCCGCTATATTCACGAAACCCGCGAGTGGATCCTGCGTAACAGCCCGGTACCGATTGGCACCGTCCCGATTTATCAGGCGCTGGAGAAGGTCAACGGCATTGCCGAAGACCTCACCTGGGAAGCGTTCCGCGACACGCTGCTGGAGCAGGCTGAACAGGGCGTGGACTACTTCACCATTCACGCGGGCGTGCTGCTGCGCTACGTGCCGATGACGGCGAAGCGCCTGACCGGCATCGTCTCGCGCGGCGGTTCCATCATGGCGAAGTGGTGCCTGTCACATCATCAGGAAAACTTCCTCTACGAGCACTTCCGCGAGATCTGCGAAATCTGCGCCGCGTACGATGTCTCCCTGTCGCTGGGCGACGGCCTGCGTCCTGGCTCGATCCGCGACGCCAACGACGAAGCGCAGTTTGCCGAGCTGCACACCCTGGGCGAACTGACCAAAATCGCCTGGGAGTATGACGTGCAGGTGATGATTGAAGGTCCAGGACACGTGCCGATGCAGATGATCCGCCGCAACATGACCGAGGAGCTGGAGCACTGCCACGAAGCGCCGTTCTACACGCTGGGGCCACTGACAACCGACATCGCGCCGGGCTATGACCACTTCACATCAGGCATTGGGGCGGCGATGATCGGCTGGTTCGGCTGCGCCATGCTCTGCTACGTGACGCCGAAAGAGCACCTCGGCCTGCCGAACAAAGAGGACGTGAAGCAGGGGCTGATCACCTACAAAATTGCCGCTCACGCGGCGGATCTGGCCAAAGGCCACCCGGGCGCGCAAATCCGCGATAACGCCATGTCGAAGGCGCGCTTCGAATTCCGCTGGGAAGACCAGTTCAACCTGGCGCTGGACCCGTTCACCGCCCGCGCCTATCACGACGAGACCCTGCCGCAGGAATCGGGCAAAGTCGCGCACTTCTGCTCTATGTGCGGGCCGAAGTTCTGCTCGATGAAAATCAGCCAGGAGGTGCGCGACTACGCCGCCGCGCAGACCATTGAAGTGGGGATGGCGGACATGTCTGAAACCTTCCGCGCCAGAGGCGGCGAAATCTACCTCAAAAAAGAGGAGGCGTAA
- a CDS encoding YjaG family protein: MLQNPIHLRLEKVESWQHVTFMACLCERMYPNYAAFCKETGFGDGHIYRRILDLIWETLTVKDAKVNFDSQLEKLEEAIPAADDFDLYGVYPAIDACVALSELLHSRLSGETLEHAIEVSKASITTVAMLEMTQEGREMTDEELRANPAVEQEWDIQWEIFRLLAECEERDIELIKGLRADLREAAESNIGIIFNQ, from the coding sequence ATGCTACAAAACCCGATTCACCTGCGCCTTGAGAAAGTTGAAAGCTGGCAGCACGTGACGTTTATGGCTTGCCTGTGCGAGCGCATGTATCCCAACTATGCCGCGTTCTGTAAGGAGACGGGCTTTGGTGATGGCCATATCTACCGCCGCATTCTGGATCTGATCTGGGAAACGCTGACGGTAAAAGACGCGAAGGTGAACTTCGACTCCCAGCTGGAAAAGCTGGAAGAGGCGATTCCGGCTGCGGATGATTTTGACCTGTACGGCGTCTACCCGGCCATTGATGCCTGCGTGGCGTTAAGCGAACTGCTTCACTCCCGTCTGAGCGGTGAAACGCTGGAGCACGCTATTGAAGTCAGTAAGGCATCTATTACGACCGTCGCGATGCTGGAAATGACCCAGGAAGGTCGCGAGATGACCGACGAAGAGCTGCGTGCAAACCCGGCGGTTGAGCAAGAATGGGACATTCAGTGGGAAATTTTCCGCCTGCTGGCAGAGTGTGAAGAACGCGATATCGAGCTGATAAAAGGGCTACGCGCGGACTTACGAGAGGCTGCTGAGAGCAATATTGGTATAATTTTTAACCAATGA
- the hemE gene encoding uroporphyrinogen decarboxylase, with translation MTELKNDRYLRALLRQPVDVTPVWMMRQAGRYLPEYKATRAQAGDFMSLCKNAELACEVTLQPLRRFPLDAAILFSDILTIPDAMGLGLYFETGEGPRFTSPIKSKADVDKLPIPDPEGELGYVMNAVRTIRRELKGEVPLIGFSGSPWTLATYMVEGGSSKAFTMIKKMMYAEPLALHALLDKLAKSVTLYLNAQIKAGAQSVMIFDTWGGVLTGRDYQQFSLYYMHKIVDGLLRENEGRRVPVTLFTKGGGQWLEAMAATGCDALGLDWTTDIADARRRVGDKVALQGNMDPSMLYAPPARIEEEVSTILSGFGQGEGHVFNLGHGIHQDVPPEHAGVFVEAVHRLSAQYHK, from the coding sequence ATGACCGAACTGAAGAACGATCGTTATCTGCGTGCGCTGCTGCGCCAGCCCGTTGATGTCACCCCGGTGTGGATGATGCGCCAGGCGGGACGCTATCTGCCAGAGTACAAAGCCACGCGCGCGCAGGCGGGCGATTTTATGTCGCTGTGCAAAAACGCCGAGCTGGCCTGTGAAGTCACGCTCCAGCCGCTGCGCCGTTTCCCGCTGGATGCTGCGATCCTCTTCTCGGATATTCTGACCATTCCGGATGCAATGGGCCTTGGCCTGTACTTCGAAACCGGTGAAGGTCCGCGTTTCACCTCCCCAATCAAAAGCAAAGCCGACGTGGATAAGCTGCCGATCCCCGATCCGGAAGGCGAGCTGGGCTACGTGATGAACGCCGTACGCACCATTCGCCGCGAGCTGAAAGGTGAAGTGCCGCTGATTGGCTTCTCCGGCAGCCCGTGGACGCTGGCGACCTATATGGTGGAAGGGGGCAGTAGCAAAGCTTTCACCATGATTAAAAAGATGATGTACGCCGAGCCGCTGGCCCTGCATGCGCTGCTCGACAAGCTGGCGAAGAGCGTCACCCTCTATCTGAACGCGCAGATTAAGGCTGGTGCACAGTCGGTGATGATTTTCGATACCTGGGGCGGCGTGCTGACCGGGCGCGATTATCAGCAGTTCTCCCTGTACTACATGCACAAAATCGTTGACGGCCTGCTGCGTGAAAACGAAGGTCGTCGCGTGCCGGTGACGCTGTTCACCAAAGGTGGCGGTCAGTGGCTGGAAGCGATGGCGGCAACCGGCTGCGACGCGCTGGGCCTCGACTGGACCACCGATATTGCCGATGCTCGCCGCCGCGTGGGCGACAAAGTGGCGCTGCAGGGCAATATGGATCCGTCCATGCTCTATGCGCCACCTGCCCGCATTGAAGAAGAAGTGTCGACTATACTGTCTGGTTTCGGCCAGGGGGAAGGCCACGTCTTTAACCTCGGCCACGGCATCCATCAGGATGTGCCGCCAGAACACGCAGGCGTATTTGTGGAGGCGGTGCATCGGCTTTCTGCCCAGTATCACAAGTAA
- the thiE gene encoding thiamine phosphate synthase — MYKPDFPPVPYRLGLYPVVDSVAWIERLLGAGVRTLQLRIKDKRDEEVEADVVAAIALGRRHNARLFINDYWRLAVKHQAYGVHLGQEDLETTDLSAIREAGLRLGVSTHDDMEIDVALAARPSYIALGHVFPTQTKQMPSAPQGLTQLASHVKRLADYPTVAIGGISLERAPAVLETGVGSIAVVSAITRAADWQFATEQLLQLAGAGDERS; from the coding sequence ATGTATAAGCCCGATTTCCCGCCCGTCCCCTACCGTTTAGGGCTCTATCCGGTGGTGGACAGCGTGGCCTGGATAGAGCGCCTGTTGGGGGCAGGCGTTCGCACCCTCCAGCTGCGCATCAAGGATAAACGCGACGAAGAGGTGGAAGCGGATGTGGTTGCCGCCATCGCGCTTGGGCGTCGGCATAACGCCCGCCTGTTTATCAACGACTACTGGCGGCTGGCGGTTAAGCACCAGGCTTACGGCGTGCATCTGGGTCAGGAGGATCTGGAAACAACGGATCTGAGCGCTATCCGCGAAGCCGGGCTGCGTCTTGGCGTTTCAACACACGATGACATGGAGATCGACGTGGCGCTGGCGGCCCGTCCCTCTTACATCGCGCTGGGTCACGTCTTCCCGACGCAAACCAAGCAGATGCCCTCCGCACCGCAGGGTCTGACGCAGCTGGCGAGCCACGTTAAACGCCTTGCCGATTACCCTACCGTCGCCATCGGCGGAATCAGCCTTGAACGCGCCCCGGCGGTGCTGGAGACCGGCGTCGGCAGTATCGCCGTCGTCAGCGCCATCACCCGGGCCGCAGACTGGCAATTCGCCACCGAACAGCTGTTACAGCTGGCAGGAGCGGGTGATGAACGATCGTGA
- the nfi gene encoding deoxyribonuclease V (cleaves DNA at apurinic or apyrimidinic sites), whose amino-acid sequence MDLASLRAQQIELASSVIREDRLDKDPPQYIGGADVGFEQGGEVTRAAMVVLKYPSLELVEYKVARIATTMPYIPGFLSFREYPALLAAWEQLSQKPDLLFVDGHGISHPRRLGVASHFGLLVDVPTIGVAKKRLCGAFEPLSAEPGALAPLVHKGEQLAWVWRSKARCNPLFIATGHRVSMDSALAWVQRCMKGYRLPEPTRWADAVASSRPAFVRWQEI is encoded by the coding sequence ATGGATCTCGCGTCGCTACGCGCTCAGCAAATCGAACTGGCATCATCAGTGATCCGCGAGGATCGTCTGGATAAAGATCCTCCGCAGTACATTGGCGGAGCAGACGTCGGGTTCGAGCAGGGCGGAGAAGTGACGCGAGCGGCGATGGTGGTACTGAAATACCCGTCGCTTGAGCTGGTGGAGTACAAGGTTGCGCGTATCGCGACCACCATGCCGTACATTCCAGGCTTTCTCTCCTTCCGCGAATATCCCGCGCTGCTGGCAGCGTGGGAGCAACTCTCGCAAAAACCTGACCTGCTGTTTGTCGATGGACACGGTATTTCACACCCGCGCCGTTTAGGCGTTGCCAGCCACTTTGGGCTGCTGGTGGATGTGCCGACCATTGGCGTCGCCAAGAAACGCCTGTGCGGCGCGTTTGAACCTCTTTCCGCCGAGCCGGGCGCGCTGGCGCCGCTTGTCCATAAAGGCGAGCAGCTAGCGTGGGTCTGGCGCAGCAAGGCGCGCTGTAACCCGCTGTTTATCGCCACCGGGCACCGGGTGAGCATGGACAGCGCCCTGGCGTGGGTGCAGCGCTGTATGAAGGGCTACCGCTTGCCGGAGCCGACGCGCTGGGCAGACGCCGTGGCATCTTCGCGTCCGGCTTTTGTTCGTTGGCAGGAAATTTAG
- the thiS gene encoding sulfur carrier protein ThiS, with amino-acid sequence MRILFNDEPMRCDDGLTVAVLLDKLRQLRPGTALALNQQILPREQWEHQQVNDGDQILLFQVIAGG; translated from the coding sequence ATGCGCATTCTGTTTAACGATGAACCGATGAGATGCGACGACGGGCTCACCGTTGCGGTACTGCTCGACAAGCTGCGTCAGCTCAGGCCGGGAACGGCGCTGGCGCTCAATCAACAGATCCTGCCGCGCGAGCAGTGGGAACATCAGCAGGTCAATGACGGCGACCAGATCCTGCTGTTTCAGGTTATCGCAGGGGGCTGA
- the rsd gene encoding sigma D regulator, with product MLNQLESLTERVRGSNKLVDRWLHVRKHLLVAYYNLVGIKPGKESFMRLNEKALDDFCQGLVDYLSDGHFNIYERIIREMEGTTPYLAASKLYPLLEANTQQIMDYYDSALENAIDHDNYLEFQRALSDLGEALEERFTLEDKLIALVLDNDVNISSEENVARPA from the coding sequence ATGTTAAACCAGCTGGAAAGCCTGACTGAGCGCGTTAGAGGAAGTAACAAACTGGTGGATCGCTGGCTACATGTACGCAAGCATCTACTCGTGGCTTATTACAATCTGGTCGGTATTAAGCCTGGCAAAGAATCGTTTATGCGACTGAATGAAAAAGCGCTGGATGATTTTTGTCAGGGCCTGGTCGACTATCTGTCCGACGGCCATTTCAATATTTATGAACGCATTATCCGTGAAATGGAAGGGACAACACCCTATTTAGCGGCCAGCAAGCTCTATCCGCTGCTGGAAGCCAACACCCAGCAGATCATGGATTACTATGATTCCGCGCTCGAGAACGCCATCGATCACGATAACTATCTTGAGTTCCAGCGGGCGCTATCCGACCTCGGTGAAGCGCTGGAGGAGCGATTCACGCTGGAAGATAAGCTGATCGCCCTCGTTCTGGACAATGATGTGAACATCAGTAGCGAAGAGAACGTCGCGCGCCCTGCTTGA